CTGTTTTTAAGCACTCCTGTATTCTCCACCCTATCTATAAAAAAGCTGCTTGCCTTAATTATCTTTACTGTATCATCAAGTTCTTTTTTTATTACCTTGATCATATCAATGATTTTCTTCTCATTACTGCTGATAAAGTCTTTTCTTAGCCCTCCCGGCTTGTTCACACTCCTCAAAAACCTGCTTCCGGTCAGTTCTTCTGTAAGCTGATACATCCAACCGCGCAGCATATTAAACTGTGAAGCCGCAAACCCATATGCCACATCGACGCATATCCCTGAAAGGTCGCCAAAGTGGCTTATCAGGCGCTCAGTCTCAGCAAATACAACTCTTGAATAACTGGCTCTTTGAGGTACCACAACCCCTGCAATTTTCTCTATAGCCTGGCAGAAGGCAAGGGAATTGGAGAAAGTCTCATCCCCGGATATCCTTTCGGATATGTAGAAGCATTTTTCTATGCTGGTGCCCTCGCTCAATTTTTCTATTCCTTTATGAACAAAATAAAGCTGTGCCTCAAGGTTTATTATTGGTTCCCCAGCTACGCTGAACCTGAAATGACCCGGCTCTATTATGCCTGCATGCACCGGGCCTACCGGAATTTCAAAAACCCCTGTTCCTTCGATTTTAACAAATTCCTGATCGTTTTTTTCAAAATGCGGCTTATGCTTGCTGTCAAAATCCTTCCTTAACGGATACATATTCTCCGGCCAATTGCCGTGAAATACAAAGCGCCTTGAATCCGGATGTCCTTCAGGAATGATACCAAATAAATCCCTTATTTCACGCTCGTAAAGGTGAGCCTGGTGTATATCTATTGTGATAGATTTAAATGTGGGATTTTCCGCTCCTACACCGTATTTCAGGATGAGAAAGAAGCCTTCCTCTTTAATTGCGAAAACGTAGTAAATCCCGTACTTACCGCAAATCGACCTCTCATCGTTTGCAAATAGGGATACCAGCGACCCTCCAACGCTGCACACATGTTTGCAGATATTCAGTATATTATCGCCGTTGACTTCCACATATATCTCATTTGAATTGTGAGTGCTGCAGCTGTATATATCATCTGGAAAACTCCCTGAAAGTTCATCTAATACTCTTTGAAACGACATATTATTGTCCCCCCATTATTATTCTGGACGCTGATTCAATAAGCATTGAAAGCGGCTTGGGCATATAAAGACCCATCACAGCTATGACAACAAATAAAACGATTATTACGGCAGTGCCGGGATAGTTTATATCTCCCCGCACCATATTCTTGTTCTTGACTTCACCGAAAAACATCATGAGCATTGATACTGCTATACCAACAAATACAAGACTTATAAGCAGTATCAGCATTATTCCGAGTGCAGTGTGATCAGCATCAAAGAAAGCAATTATTATATTCAATTCACTTGCAAACACGCTGAAGGGCGGCATACCTGCAATAGCAAACAAACCAAGGAGAAATGCAGTGCCGGTAATCGGGAGTATCCTAAGTAATCCGGTTACCCTGGAAATCTCCTTTGTCTTATATTTCAGATACACATTCCCTGATGAAAGGAAAAGCATTGATTTCGTGAATGCATGATTTACCATATGAAACAGCGCCCCGAATACAGCAATTGGTGTAAATGCCCCAAAGCCCAAGGCTATAATACCCATGTGCTCAATGCTGGAGTATGCAAGAAGACGCTTATAGTCTCTTTGTCTGAGAATGAATAAGGCTGCTGTTGCAATTGATAAGAAACCTGCAATCAGAAACAGCCTTCCAGTATAAGCAGTGCTCCCAAGACTCTTATTTACAATTATTGTCACTCTGATTATTCCATACATTGCGCTGTTGAGTAAAACCCCTGAAAGCAGGGCGCTGATAGGTGCCGGCGCCTGGCTGTGTGCATCAGGCAGCCATGTATGCATTGGAGCAAGTCCCACCTTTGTGCCGTATCCCACAAATATAAATATAAATGCTATTTTCAGTATACTCGCATCAAGCTTGGCCGCGTTTTGATTAAGAAACAACCAGTTCAACTGAATGCTTGGATTATGAAAAACACTGGCTGAAGCGTAGTTTATGAAAACAATTCCTAAAAGCGCAAGTGCAATACCAACTGAACAAATTATTACATACTTCCATGCAGCTTCTATTGAGTGCTTGTTATTATAGAACCCTACCAGAAATACGGAGGCCAGCGTAGTGGCTTCTATTGCTATCCACATCAGTCCCAAGTTCTGAGTAGTAACAACCAGCACCATTGTGAATATGAATGTATATATCAATATGTAAAATAGCTTAATGCTCCTCAGTTCAATGGCTTTATGCTTATACTCCTCATTAAGATATCCTATTGAATAAATACATACCAGAGAGCCAAGTATCAATATTATATCCAATAAAAGCACACTTAGGGAATCTATATAGAAATAACCCGCAAGCTCTGGGAAGCTTAGATTTCCAAAGGCAAGAACCCCATTGGTTATATATATCGAAGCAAGCAGCAGCAGTACTGCCCCTGTCGCATTTATCGCGTGTAATACGCCCTTCTTATTTGTTAATAAGAAAAGCAGTGCGAATATTAACGGAATTAGCAATGCAAAGATTTCCATGTCTTATCCCCTCAAGTTCCTCAATTTGTTTAAATCAATCGAATCAAAATTCTCATTTATTTTAAATACCAATACACCCATTATCATAACTGCTGTAAGCAAATCGACAAGTATGCCAGCATCAATAATTATAGGCATTCCATGGGTAATAAACAATGCAGCGGTAAACAAACCGTTTTCTATAACCAGAAAACCTATTATCTGGCTAATAGCCTTTTTCCTGTTTATCATAAAGAATAGACCTATCAACATAACTGAAATTGAATTTACTAGATAAAGCCTTATGCTGCTGTCATTAATGCCCTTAACCGCAGAAACAGAAAAGTATGATAATATTACCAGTCCGAAACAGATCAATACAGCTAAAGGTATATTCAGAAAAAAGCCCTTCTCAACCTTGTGCTCGACTTTAGCAGCAGTACCTCTGAGAAGCTTTGGAATATATATAACCTTTAGTGCGATTATCAAGCCGCATACTACAAGAATGTCGATCTTTCCCTCCTTGAAGAGGTTCTGGATGCCGAGCAAGCCGGCGGCTATAGCAATAAGAAGCGACTGAATCCTGAAGGTCTTGATGCAGGAGTCCACCCTCTTGTTTGCCACCAGCATAAATGATGATAACAATATAAGAATTGATAATATACTCAAATAGTCCTTCATGCTTACCTCCCCACAATGAAATATTCCGCAAATCCAAGAAAAGAAAGTATAAACGAAATAGCTGCCAGATTCGGAACGCTGAAAAGCCTAAGCTTTACCGTACTGATTTCAGCAATAGCAACAAGCACTGATATAAATATGACCTTAGCTAAATACAGCAAAAGTGATACGATCACGACCATTGCAGGATTGACCATATGTATTAATGCATCAAGCGGAATAAACAAGTTTGCAAGCAAGGTTATAAGTATCAGCTGTTTTATTGATGCTCCCAGTTCCATGAGTGCCAGGTGCTTTCCTGAATATTCAAGGATCATTGCCTCATGCACCATAGTCAACTCCAAATGAGTTGCAGGGTCATCTATAGGTATTCTTGACGTCTCTGCCATCAGAATGATAAAAACAGCCAGAAAAACCAATACATAAACAGGTTGAATAATCAAAGGGCCAAGCTGTGTGGCATTAACCATCATCGTATATGCAGAAGTTGATTTTGCCATAAGTCCTATAGTGAACAGGGACACAAGCATGGAAGGCTCAAATATTGAGGAAATCATCATTTCCCTGCTGCTTCCCATACCTCCAAAGGTACTTCCTGTATCAAGAGCAGCCAGTGTCAGAAAGAACCTGCCCAGAGCCAGTATGTAAATCGATAGTATTATATCTCCGGCAAAGCTCACCGGTTGTATAAGCGTTGTTACAGGGATTAAGAGCGCCGCGCATAGGTTGGCTGTAAATATTACATAAGGCGCAGCCTTAAAAATCCACGATGAAGTTTCAGATACCACAGTATCCTTTTTCATGAGTTTAAATATATCATAATAAAGTTGGAGCACTGGTGCGCCTTTTCTCTTTTGTGAAAGAGCCTTGATTTTCTTTATTATGCCATTCACTAAAGGCGCAACACATATCATAACTAACAATTGTATCAATATGTAAACAATACTGTCCATTTTAATTCTCCTTAAATGTTTCTGTAATAAAACACATCAACGCGTTTAGCTTAGGACGTAATAAACCAACA
Above is a genomic segment from Clostridia bacterium containing:
- a CDS encoding NADH-quinone oxidoreductase subunit C, which codes for MSFQRVLDELSGSFPDDIYSCSTHNSNEIYVEVNGDNILNICKHVCSVGGSLVSLFANDERSICGKYGIYYVFAIKEEGFFLILKYGVGAENPTFKSITIDIHQAHLYEREIRDLFGIIPEGHPDSRRFVFHGNWPENMYPLRKDFDSKHKPHFEKNDQEFVKIEGTGVFEIPVGPVHAGIIEPGHFRFSVAGEPIINLEAQLYFVHKGIEKLSEGTSIEKCFYISERISGDETFSNSLAFCQAIEKIAGVVVPQRASYSRVVFAETERLISHFGDLSGICVDVAYGFAASQFNMLRGWMYQLTEELTGSRFLRSVNKPGGLRKDFISSNEKKIIDMIKVIKKELDDTVKIIKASSFFIDRVENTGVLKNSIALDMNATGPAGRASGIKYDVRREFPYEMYESTAFNVPEHDYGDVNSRMNVKIEECYEAIKIITQAIEAMKAGEILSTITEVKPYEFALGYTESPRGENIHWVMTGENNTIFRYKVRTPSFCNWPALCHAVKGNTVPDFPLINKSFNLSYAGNDL
- a CDS encoding hydrogenase 4 subunit F produces the protein MEIFALLIPLIFALLFLLTNKKGVLHAINATGAVLLLLASIYITNGVLAFGNLSFPELAGYFYIDSLSVLLLDIILILGSLVCIYSIGYLNEEYKHKAIELRSIKLFYILIYTFIFTMVLVVTTQNLGLMWIAIEATTLASVFLVGFYNNKHSIEAAWKYVIICSVGIALALLGIVFINYASASVFHNPSIQLNWLFLNQNAAKLDASILKIAFIFIFVGYGTKVGLAPMHTWLPDAHSQAPAPISALLSGVLLNSAMYGIIRVTIIVNKSLGSTAYTGRLFLIAGFLSIATAALFILRQRDYKRLLAYSSIEHMGIIALGFGAFTPIAVFGALFHMVNHAFTKSMLFLSSGNVYLKYKTKEISRVTGLLRILPITGTAFLLGLFAIAGMPPFSVFASELNIIIAFFDADHTALGIMLILLISLVFVGIAVSMLMMFFGEVKNKNMVRGDINYPGTAVIIVLFVVIAVMGLYMPKPLSMLIESASRIIMGGQ
- a CDS encoding hydrogenase; translated protein: MKDYLSILSILILLSSFMLVANKRVDSCIKTFRIQSLLIAIAAGLLGIQNLFKEGKIDILVVCGLIIALKVIYIPKLLRGTAAKVEHKVEKGFFLNIPLAVLICFGLVILSYFSVSAVKGINDSSIRLYLVNSISVMLIGLFFMINRKKAISQIIGFLVIENGLFTAALFITHGMPIIIDAGILVDLLTAVMIMGVLVFKINENFDSIDLNKLRNLRG
- a CDS encoding NADH-quinone oxidoreductase subunit H is translated as MDSIVYILIQLLVMICVAPLVNGIIKKIKALSQKRKGAPVLQLYYDIFKLMKKDTVVSETSSWIFKAAPYVIFTANLCAALLIPVTTLIQPVSFAGDIILSIYILALGRFFLTLAALDTGSTFGGMGSSREMMISSIFEPSMLVSLFTIGLMAKSTSAYTMMVNATQLGPLIIQPVYVLVFLAVFIILMAETSRIPIDDPATHLELTMVHEAMILEYSGKHLALMELGASIKQLILITLLANLFIPLDALIHMVNPAMVVIVSLLLYLAKVIFISVLVAIAEISTVKLRLFSVPNLAAISFILSFLGFAEYFIVGR